One part of the Sneathia vaginalis genome encodes these proteins:
- a CDS encoding RsmE family RNA methyltransferase, which yields MLSIVVDKKDVNVDYVSITNEKDIRHMVNVYRLKVGDNIRVTDGTYQYLCSLLKISKKEVLAKIENKEEDIYNLSINIDVAVGLIKNDKMNLLIQKLTEIGVRGIIPLKTERVVVKLDTKKDKWEDIVTESMKQCRAIRRTEILDIMRLNDIDFSLYDKVIYLYENSCESIKINEAVTKQDKNVLCIIGPEGGFTQHECSKLTEKGAIEISLGNRILRAETAAIVVSAVLAHIYGY from the coding sequence ATGCTAAGTATAGTCGTAGATAAAAAAGATGTTAATGTTGATTATGTTAGTATAACAAATGAAAAAGACATACGTCATATGGTTAATGTATATAGACTAAAAGTAGGTGATAATATCCGTGTTACAGATGGAACTTATCAGTACTTATGTAGTCTTTTGAAAATATCAAAAAAAGAAGTTTTAGCTAAGATAGAAAATAAAGAAGAGGATATATATAATTTAAGTATAAATATAGATGTCGCAGTTGGCCTTATAAAAAACGATAAGATGAACCTATTAATACAAAAATTAACAGAAATAGGAGTTAGAGGTATAATACCTCTAAAGACTGAAAGAGTCGTAGTAAAACTAGATACAAAAAAGGATAAATGGGAAGATATAGTTACAGAATCAATGAAACAATGTCGTGCAATAAGAAGAACAGAAATATTAGATATCATGAGGTTAAATGATATTGATTTTTCATTGTATGATAAAGTAATATATCTTTATGAAAATTCTTGTGAGAGTATAAAGATAAATGAAGCGGTAACAAAACAAGATAAAAATGTTTTGTGTATAATTGGTCCAGAAGGTGGATTTACGCAACATGAATGCAGTAAATTGACTGAAAAAGGAGCAATTGAGATTAGCTTAGGTAATAGAATATTAAGAGCAGAAACAGCAGCAATAGTGGTGTCTGCAGTTTTAGCTCATATTTATGGATATTAA
- a CDS encoding DegV family protein, with protein sequence MGIKYMDAKRLRRVLIGGAKWIKRHEKYLNELNVYPVPDGDTGTNMSMTVQNMIDEIMENTTDKTDMKTLSDVVEDAVLIGARGNSGTILSQIITGFLSSVRDKKRLSPSDVADALIAAKELAYKVVDTPVEGTMLTVIRMVSEKANEVRNVETFNEFIDAIVEIANEAVELTPELLPKLKEAGVVDSGGKGLFYFFVGMCKILTELELLTKASVVESDYDKTILNINHNQEEIKYKFCTEFIIQIKEDFDREQLKSELLELGDSAVFAASSKRFKVHIHTNTPLIVIDKAIQNGELEKVKIENMKVQNENVLKDEKGLAKIFVNKKKFLRKDAYVILADTLALKDKFLELGADVVILGGQGQNPSVNDIVNAVSKVEGYSNVYVLPNNKNVIAAANLAMEKISTPLIVIPTKTMLEGMFYLKYPKITIEEKDKLNSINSSIEITRAVRETVVDGMEIKVDDYLVLVNTKIMFVTKTLEEAIDKIISNLVTEYTLNITVVEGNTIYQNIRDKFNKLNSKLVENVKFIEGKQENYDYYIYIDNKPKNQPDVAIITDSASELSPHEVIGKGITILSTRMDCDGVEYRDEENITKQEFWDILVNQDKQFRTAQPSPKDIVNTYTEIFNRGYKKILVIPLSSKLSGTQNVLKLAREMIKKEDSIVIYDSKAISVQLGYMVQEAAKLIGNGRSIDYTINYLDKLRDNMKLYIVVDSLKYLYLGGRISKAAQTIGDLLNMKPILSIANGSLYVEKKVLGGENSITRYLEKAINERIRKHSIYLLSGAGGTSSQVEQASKLTSIFKQNRKVTVISPMKEIGATVGTHAGPVYGILIIPKLL encoded by the coding sequence ATGGGTATAAAATATATGGACGCTAAAAGACTACGTAGAGTCTTAATTGGTGGGGCAAAATGGATAAAAAGACATGAGAAATATCTTAATGAATTAAATGTTTATCCAGTCCCTGATGGCGACACAGGAACGAATATGTCTATGACAGTTCAGAATATGATAGATGAAATTATGGAAAATACTACTGATAAAACAGATATGAAAACTTTATCAGATGTAGTTGAAGATGCTGTTTTAATAGGTGCAAGAGGAAATTCTGGAACTATATTATCACAAATAATAACAGGATTTTTAAGTAGTGTTAGAGACAAAAAAAGGTTAAGTCCTAGCGATGTAGCAGATGCATTAATTGCAGCAAAAGAGTTAGCGTATAAAGTAGTTGATACACCAGTTGAGGGTACTATGCTAACAGTTATTAGAATGGTTTCTGAAAAGGCAAATGAAGTAAGAAATGTTGAAACTTTTAATGAGTTTATAGACGCAATAGTAGAAATTGCTAATGAAGCTGTTGAGTTAACTCCAGAGTTACTACCTAAATTAAAAGAAGCAGGAGTTGTAGATTCAGGAGGTAAGGGATTATTCTATTTCTTTGTAGGTATGTGCAAAATACTAACAGAGCTAGAGCTACTAACTAAAGCATCAGTTGTTGAAAGTGACTATGACAAAACTATACTTAATATAAATCACAATCAAGAAGAAATTAAATATAAGTTTTGTACAGAGTTTATCATTCAAATAAAGGAAGACTTTGATAGAGAACAGTTAAAATCTGAACTACTAGAATTAGGAGATTCAGCTGTATTTGCAGCATCAAGTAAGAGATTTAAGGTTCATATACATACCAATACACCATTAATTGTAATAGATAAGGCAATACAAAATGGAGAATTAGAAAAAGTTAAAATAGAAAATATGAAAGTACAAAATGAAAATGTACTAAAGGATGAAAAAGGACTTGCAAAAATATTTGTTAATAAGAAGAAGTTCTTAAGAAAAGATGCGTATGTAATCCTAGCTGATACACTAGCATTGAAAGATAAGTTCCTAGAATTAGGAGCAGATGTTGTAATATTAGGTGGACAAGGTCAAAATCCTAGTGTTAATGACATAGTAAATGCAGTTAGTAAGGTAGAAGGATATAGCAATGTATATGTATTACCAAATAACAAGAATGTAATAGCAGCAGCAAATCTTGCTATGGAAAAAATTAGTACACCACTAATTGTAATTCCAACTAAGACTATGCTAGAAGGTATGTTCTATTTGAAATATCCGAAAATAACAATAGAAGAAAAGGATAAATTAAATAGCATTAATAGTTCTATTGAAATTACAAGAGCTGTAAGAGAAACAGTTGTAGATGGAATGGAAATAAAGGTGGATGATTATTTAGTATTAGTTAATACTAAGATAATGTTTGTAACTAAGACACTAGAAGAAGCTATAGATAAGATAATATCTAATTTAGTTACAGAATATACACTAAATATTACTGTTGTTGAAGGTAATACAATATATCAAAATATACGTGATAAGTTCAATAAATTAAATTCAAAATTAGTTGAAAATGTTAAGTTTATTGAAGGTAAGCAAGAAAATTATGATTACTATATTTACATAGATAATAAGCCAAAAAATCAACCAGATGTTGCAATAATTACAGATTCAGCATCTGAATTAAGCCCACATGAAGTTATAGGTAAAGGTATTACAATATTATCAACTAGAATGGATTGTGATGGAGTTGAATATAGGGACGAAGAAAATATTACAAAACAAGAATTCTGGGATATATTAGTTAATCAAGATAAGCAATTTAGAACAGCTCAACCTTCACCTAAGGATATAGTAAATACATATACAGAAATATTTAATAGAGGGTATAAGAAAATATTAGTTATACCATTGTCAAGTAAATTATCTGGTACTCAAAATGTACTTAAATTAGCAAGGGAAATGATAAAAAAAGAAGACAGTATTGTCATATACGACTCTAAAGCTATTTCAGTACAATTAGGATACATGGTACAAGAAGCAGCTAAGTTAATAGGAAATGGAAGAAGTATAGACTATACTATAAATTATCTTGATAAATTAAGAGATAATATGAAATTATACATAGTTGTTGATAGCTTAAAATACCTATACCTAGGAGGAAGAATTTCTAAGGCAGCACAAACAATAGGGGACTTATTAAATATGAAGCCTATACTATCAATAGCCAATGGTTCTTTATATGTAGAAAAGAAGGTTTTAGGTGGAGAAAATAGTATAACTAGATATCTAGAAAAAGCAATAAATGAAAGAATTAGAAAACATAGCATATATCTATTATCAGGAGCAGGTGGAACTTCTAGTCAAGTAGAACAAGCTAGCAAGTTAACATCTATCTTCAAACAAAATAGAAAGGTTACGGTTATTAGTCCAATGAAAGAAATAGGTGCAACTGTTGGTACACATGCAGGGCCTGTTTATGGAATACTAATTATACCTAAATTACTATAA
- a CDS encoding ribonuclease J, whose product MEENKVKMSKKLKEITSMPTIKKRVFRTRKKRPLDDEKIEKTYIIPLGGLEEVGKNMTAFMYKDEMIIVDAGLSFPSDEHLGIDLIIPNISYLEANVSKIKALLITHGHEDHIGAIPFLYQKLGNQIDMYGTKLSLALAKAKFEKKEIKKPKTHTVVPRKVIKLSKYFTAEFISITHSIADACAICIRTPGATIVHTGDFKIDLSPVKGDGFDFAGLAKLGEEGVDMLLSDSTNSLVPGYTPSEKSVGKNIAEEVSKAKGRVILAAFASHVHRIQQIINVAAQFDRKIAIDGRSMLKIFDICEKLGYLDVPKGIMIDITQAEKMPEDKVMVICTGTQGEPLAALSRIANGTHKYITLRETDTVIISSTPIPGNEKATSRNVNQLLKKQADVVFERSVGVHVSGHASQEEQKLMLNLIKPTFFMPVHGEYSMLKKHKESAIMTGVKPENVILAENGFKIALTHDSCKVEDKVPAGLTLIDGSRISDIGNSVLKDRQSMADDGIFVANIPLYKTGKFGYNIEIVTKGFVYVKDAEQLLSDAKEMIRLELKNIEGKNLSDKTKMRQILRKKISDYLYKKTDRSPMVLPIILEV is encoded by the coding sequence ATGGAAGAAAATAAAGTTAAAATGTCAAAAAAATTAAAAGAAATAACTTCTATGCCTACCATAAAAAAGAGAGTATTTAGAACTAGAAAAAAACGTCCATTGGATGATGAAAAGATAGAAAAAACATATATAATACCATTAGGTGGTTTAGAAGAAGTTGGTAAGAATATGACGGCATTTATGTATAAGGATGAAATGATAATAGTAGATGCAGGTTTATCTTTCCCATCAGATGAACATTTAGGAATAGATTTAATAATACCTAATATTTCGTATTTGGAAGCTAATGTCAGTAAGATAAAAGCCCTATTAATCACACATGGTCATGAAGATCACATAGGTGCAATACCCTTCTTATACCAAAAATTAGGTAATCAAATAGATATGTATGGAACAAAGTTGTCACTAGCATTAGCTAAGGCAAAGTTTGAAAAAAAAGAAATAAAAAAACCAAAGACACACACAGTTGTTCCAAGAAAAGTTATAAAATTATCAAAATATTTTACAGCTGAATTTATAAGTATAACACACAGTATAGCAGATGCTTGTGCAATATGTATTAGAACACCAGGAGCTACAATAGTTCATACTGGAGATTTTAAAATAGATTTATCACCAGTAAAGGGTGATGGCTTCGATTTTGCAGGGCTTGCAAAATTAGGTGAAGAAGGTGTTGATATGTTATTATCTGATAGTACTAACTCATTGGTACCAGGATATACACCATCAGAAAAATCAGTAGGTAAGAATATTGCAGAAGAAGTTTCAAAAGCAAAAGGGAGAGTAATATTAGCAGCATTTGCATCACACGTACACAGAATACAACAGATAATAAATGTAGCAGCACAATTTGATAGAAAAATAGCTATAGATGGAAGAAGTATGCTAAAGATATTCGATATTTGTGAAAAATTAGGATATTTAGATGTGCCAAAGGGAATTATGATAGATATCACACAGGCTGAAAAAATGCCTGAAGATAAGGTCATGGTAATTTGTACAGGCACTCAAGGAGAACCACTAGCAGCATTATCAAGAATTGCAAATGGCACACATAAGTATATTACATTAAGAGAAACAGACACTGTAATTATTTCATCAACACCTATACCAGGTAATGAAAAAGCTACTAGTAGAAATGTAAATCAACTTCTAAAAAAACAAGCCGATGTTGTGTTTGAAAGATCAGTTGGTGTGCATGTATCAGGACACGCAAGTCAAGAAGAACAAAAATTAATGTTGAATTTAATTAAGCCAACTTTCTTTATGCCAGTACATGGAGAATACAGTATGTTAAAAAAACATAAAGAATCTGCTATAATGACAGGTGTTAAACCTGAAAATGTAATTTTAGCTGAAAATGGATTTAAAATAGCACTAACACATGATAGTTGTAAGGTAGAAGACAAAGTACCAGCAGGCTTAACATTAATTGATGGATCAAGAATTAGTGATATAGGTAATAGTGTTTTAAAAGATAGACAAAGTATGGCAGATGATGGAATATTTGTTGCAAATATACCTTTATATAAGACAGGTAAGTTTGGCTACAATATTGAAATAGTAACTAAAGGCTTTGTTTATGTTAAAGATGCAGAACAATTATTAAGTGATGCAAAAGAAATGATAAGACTAGAATTAAAGAATATAGAAGGAAAGAATTTGTCTGATAAAACAAAGATGAGACAAATACTAAGAAAGAAAATATCAGATTATCTATACAAGAAAACAGATAGATCACCAATGGTATTACCAATAATTCTTGAAGTATAA
- the rsfS gene encoding ribosome silencing factor — protein sequence MLDIEIRIKNIVDAIESKKGEDIKVYSVINKTPFYDYSIICTGSSKRNVDAIVDAVKDTMDSINSIEGQADSDWVLIDGKDILVNVFTKDARDYYELDKFYGEI from the coding sequence ATGTTAGATATAGAAATAAGAATAAAGAATATTGTAGATGCTATTGAAAGCAAAAAAGGTGAAGATATTAAAGTTTATTCTGTAATAAATAAGACACCGTTTTATGATTATTCAATAATATGTACAGGTAGTTCAAAAAGAAATGTAGATGCAATAGTAGATGCTGTTAAAGATACAATGGATAGTATTAATTCAATTGAAGGACAAGCAGATAGTGACTGGGTTTTAATTGATGGGAAAGATATTTTAGTAAATGTATTTACTAAGGATGCAAGAGATTACTATGAACTAGATAAATTTTATGGAGAAATTTAG
- the mrdA gene encoding penicillin-binding protein 2 has translation MKARRVMDTEGEGKRITYFLFIVGCIFLLLILRLFYLQILNGDMYREKAMKNSLRENVIKAARGKIYDVNGQILADNVTGYKIIHLQTKTMSLEEKNILLQMNGNNKSMYNTLSSKKKAKLDEMFFDISYISKISNSSFDEILETFYKTPTMGFDKVITVVEDIPQDIALKEVEKLPNDRIDIVEYNKRNYPKGKLASHILGYVKLISAEEYKVLKNAGYLVDDLIGKKGIEKQYDKQLKGTDGQEFVEVDVKGNIIKKLDETNAIGGDNVYLSIDLDLQQYMTDIFSSNPGAFIAMDIKTGKIITFVSSPEIDANLLSSKMNKDDWNNLVNSKATPLVNKGIAGLYPPGSTFKAVTGLSILNSGISPQEGVNSTGTFTYGKVTFRDAHQYGHGYTNFYKSIEQSVNTYYYNFIMKIPRDNFFRIAREFGIGQRTGIDISGEQEGVLPTPEWKKKRYKKKSQQVWLPGDMINMSIGQGYILLTPMQVLMIYQTIANNGVMLYPTLVDRFVDSSGNTRNNKTRIKRKLDISMNSIKQMQEALKLPVSSPSGTAKILRLPYVKVSAKTGTAQNSGGANHSWIAGYFPSDNPQIAFVCLVENGGYGGVAAGQKARAFIEKFYKKGEETDNGRK, from the coding sequence ATGAAAGCAAGAAGGGTAATGGACACCGAAGGTGAAGGGAAAAGAATAACATATTTTCTTTTCATAGTTGGGTGTATATTTCTTTTATTAATTTTAAGATTATTCTATCTTCAAATTTTAAATGGGGATATGTATAGAGAAAAAGCTATGAAAAATAGTTTGAGAGAAAATGTAATAAAGGCTGCAAGAGGTAAAATTTATGACGTTAATGGTCAAATTTTAGCAGATAATGTTACAGGGTATAAGATAATACATCTTCAAACAAAGACTATGAGCTTGGAAGAAAAGAACATATTATTACAAATGAATGGTAATAATAAAAGTATGTATAATACACTAAGCAGTAAGAAAAAAGCAAAATTAGATGAGATGTTTTTTGATATTTCATATATTTCAAAGATATCTAATTCTAGTTTTGATGAAATATTAGAAACTTTCTATAAGACACCTACTATGGGGTTTGATAAGGTTATAACCGTTGTAGAAGATATACCTCAAGACATTGCATTAAAAGAAGTAGAAAAATTACCAAATGATAGAATAGATATAGTTGAGTATAATAAAAGAAATTACCCTAAAGGGAAACTTGCCTCACACATATTAGGTTACGTTAAGCTAATATCAGCAGAAGAGTATAAGGTTTTAAAAAATGCTGGATATTTAGTTGATGATTTAATAGGTAAAAAAGGTATAGAAAAACAATATGATAAGCAACTTAAAGGGACAGATGGTCAAGAATTTGTTGAAGTAGATGTTAAGGGTAATATTATTAAAAAGTTGGATGAAACTAATGCTATTGGTGGAGATAATGTATATTTATCAATAGATTTAGACTTACAACAATATATGACAGATATATTTAGTTCAAATCCTGGGGCCTTTATTGCTATGGATATAAAAACAGGTAAGATAATTACCTTTGTTAGTTCACCAGAAATAGATGCAAATTTACTAAGTTCTAAGATGAATAAAGACGATTGGAACAATTTAGTTAATTCAAAGGCTACACCACTAGTTAATAAAGGAATAGCAGGGCTATACCCACCAGGGTCAACATTTAAAGCTGTTACAGGTTTATCAATATTAAATTCAGGTATAAGTCCACAAGAAGGTGTAAACTCAACAGGGACATTTACTTATGGTAAAGTAACTTTTAGAGATGCACACCAATATGGACATGGATATACTAATTTCTATAAGTCAATAGAACAATCTGTAAATACGTATTACTATAACTTCATAATGAAAATACCAAGAGATAATTTCTTTAGAATAGCTAGAGAATTTGGTATAGGTCAAAGAACAGGAATAGATATTTCTGGAGAACAAGAAGGAGTACTTCCAACACCAGAATGGAAGAAGAAGAGATACAAGAAGAAATCACAACAAGTATGGCTACCAGGAGATATGATTAATATGTCTATAGGACAAGGATATATATTACTAACACCTATGCAAGTATTAATGATATATCAAACAATAGCAAATAATGGGGTTATGTTGTATCCAACACTTGTAGATAGATTTGTTGATTCAAGTGGTAATACAAGAAATAATAAGACAAGAATAAAGAGAAAATTAGATATAAGTATGAACTCAATAAAGCAAATGCAAGAAGCATTAAAGTTGCCAGTTTCTTCACCAAGTGGTACAGCTAAGATATTAAGACTACCATATGTTAAAGTAAGTGCAAAAACAGGGACAGCACAAAATAGTGGAGGAGCAAATCACTCATGGATAGCAGGATATTTCCCATCTGATAATCCACAAATAGCATTTGTCTGTTTAGTTGAAAACGGAGGATACGGTGGAGTTGCTGCTGGGCAAAAAGCAAGAGCATTTATTGAAAAATTCTATAAGAAAGGAGAAGAAACAGATAATGGAAGAAAATAA
- a CDS encoding LytR C-terminal domain-containing protein, translated as MKKFLLILSLISIFSCGIKEDTNKGNRLVLVGNSYYVYYDDEVIEIPSGTYLTKDTKVDDYFFSFMGKQIKDEKKLLVDLTKYFPHGITDIQRGSKPSNYTELPTYKVNGKTMVDSVKLADLLAGQDGEGLINSELSTDIIDVKNGDEVDPNVSLEGKKVEILNANGIPGFAKELGDALVNNLKMQYNAENYGKPSNFTYIVNHKLTDQELSKLINSLNFKYIKVLDDPNLKPDSDVVLITGNDEKVNYPINILTKNGSTELQNMLEGYKVVVKKDENVTDGVVIKYNKEDILIAKKLQSILNDAKLEEDNSIKQGLIIQSSR; from the coding sequence ATGAAAAAGTTTTTGTTAATATTATCATTAATTAGTATATTTTCATGTGGAATAAAAGAAGATACAAATAAAGGGAATAGATTAGTTCTAGTTGGAAATAGTTATTATGTGTACTATGATGATGAAGTAATTGAAATACCTAGTGGTACATATTTAACTAAAGATACTAAGGTTGATGACTATTTCTTCAGTTTTATGGGTAAGCAAATAAAGGACGAAAAGAAACTTTTAGTAGATTTAACAAAGTATTTCCCACATGGTATAACTGATATACAAAGAGGTTCTAAACCTAGTAATTATACAGAATTACCTACATACAAAGTAAATGGTAAGACTATGGTTGATAGTGTAAAACTTGCTGATTTATTAGCTGGTCAAGATGGTGAAGGACTAATTAATAGTGAATTAAGTACGGATATAATAGACGTTAAAAATGGTGATGAAGTAGATCCTAATGTTTCTCTAGAAGGTAAAAAAGTAGAAATATTAAATGCAAATGGTATACCAGGATTTGCAAAAGAATTAGGTGATGCTTTGGTTAATAACTTGAAGATGCAATATAATGCTGAAAACTATGGAAAACCTTCTAATTTCACATATATTGTAAACCATAAGTTGACAGATCAAGAATTATCTAAGCTTATTAACAGCTTAAACTTTAAATATATTAAAGTTTTAGATGATCCTAATTTAAAACCAGATAGTGATGTAGTACTAATAACTGGAAATGATGAAAAAGTTAATTACCCTATTAATATACTTACAAAAAATGGAAGTACAGAACTACAAAATATGCTAGAAGGGTATAAGGTAGTAGTTAAAAAAGATGAAAATGTTACAGATGGTGTTGTAATTAAATACAACAAGGAAGATATATTAATAGCTAAAAAGCTACAAAGCATATTAAATGATGCTAAGCTAGAAGAAGATAATAGTATAAAGCAAGGTCTAATAATACAAAGTTCAAGATAG